The Geomonas ferrireducens DNA segment CTATTTGCGTCTGCCAAGGGATCACTGAGGGGCAAATGATCTCTCTCAGGGGTTTTCCTCCGGATGGAAAACTAGCTACTACCTTGAGATCGCCCCCCGTCGCCTCGATCTAGTTTCGCACTTCCTCTTCCACTTTTTCCAGATGCTTGTCGTAGAGCCGGTAAACTCGATATCCCATGTCGTTTGGGGATATACCTTATAAGACATATATGAGCAATGTTTTTACTATCTAGTCACTGGGGCAGCGATGGCGGGGTAGGATGGGAAAAAAAGCCCCCGGAGGAGCTCCGGAGGCTGGTTACTGGCACCCATCAACGTGGGGTTATGGTGCCGAAGAGTCCGTCGCTTTCGTCGTTGAGTCCTGCGGCGAAAAACAGGGTAGTTGTCGGGCCGGCATTGCCGCCGTTGCCGAAACCGATACCCCAAAGCCCGTCAATGACGATCGGTACGTTGTCTGCGTCGCGCATCACTCCCATGAAAGCTCCTGTCGCGGGGTCGAAGGCGGTGATCTGGCCGCTGCCGAAATTCCCGACGAGGACCATGTTGCTGAACTTGCCGAAATTTGCCGGCGCCAGTGCCATACCCCAAGGGGAGTTGAACCAAGTTCCGCTTTGCAGACTCATTACGTAGCTCCCGTCCGGATTGAAAACCTCCACGAAACCGTGCCCTTGTCCGGGGACGTCATCCAGTAGCGTGTCCGAGTTCAAAAGCGCATAGCTTACGTAGAGTTTGCCTCCGATGGTGGCGACGTTGAAGGGGGAGTACCCTTCCGGAGGGGCGACGTGCGGCGCAGGTACTGTGAACGGCGTCCCCGGCAGGGTGACCGGAGTGAAGGTGGAGTCAAAGACGTCGATGGTCCCTGCACGGAAGTTGGCGGCGTAAAGGTAGTTGGCGGTGCCGGTGGTTGCTAGGGCCGCTCCCTTGTAGACCGCCCCCGTTCCCGTCGCAAAGGTCGGGTTGTCGACCTTCAGTGTCGCCGTAGTTCCTGTGTTCCAGGCCGAGATGGTACCGTCCTCGGTGACGAAGATGAACCGTGCCGCCGTCGCGTTCACTCCGGGTGTCACGTCAAAGCCGGAGTAGTTGTTGAAGACAACGCCGGTCGGAGTCGCGGTGGTGGCTGTGCCGGGAGCTGACGGCAGCGGAATGGTTACCGTGAGCGGCGTAGCGATCGGGAAAGGCTGACCCGACCCGTTGTAGACCGTTGAAAATCCCGTTCCGTTGTCGCTCACCCACCAACCGCTGGTGGACGAACGGACGATCCCCCAGGAGTTCACCAGGTTGGCGTCTGTGGTGGACGCAAGCCCTGGTATGTTGGACACGAGGTTGGTCTGGCGGTACGTTGTCGATGCATGCTTGTCATCGTCGCCGCAACCGGCCAGCGACATGGACATCAGCAAAGCCGCAACTGCAAATGGGAACGTTCTGCGCATGTGACGCCTCCTTTTCTCGTTGGTTAACTTCGCTTTTTTCTCTGCGCCCCGCCAGGTTCACCCCCTTACCGTACCAGCCTTGTTGGACATCTTTGTCGGAAGACAGGCAAATATATCAAAGATAAATTCAATAGCATTAATATCTGATGCGTCGTGGAAGGACAGATGGAACCTAGGAGCGGACAGCGTTGAGCCCGACAGGGCCAAACGGTGGCCTGATGTGGCGGAAAGGCGGGGAAGCGTTCCTGTTGCGGTGCTTTTGACCCAGATCCAGCTGTCTGAACTTTCAGGGATACTGCAACGGCATCTCTCGGAGATGGAACAGGAGGGGGATTTATTACGGCACGGACTACGGCATAAAGAAAAAGGGCCTACAGTGTGATCACTGTAGGCCCTTTCTATTTGGAGGCGGCAATCGGATTTGAACCGATGAATGAAGGATTTGCAGTCCTTTGCCTTACCACTTGGCCATGCCGCCTTGTGCATCGAAGGAACCCGTATATAACCCGATTCCCTTCCCTGTGTCAACGGGAAATTTTTATTTCACGATGACCCGAACGAATTTGTACAGGTAATCCACGCCGCTCCAGATGGTTATCACGGTCGCGATCCAGAGATAGAACATGCCGACGTTGTGCATGTTCACAACTAGCAGCGGATGATCGATACCGAAGAACCAGTGGTAGTCGTAGTGCAGCAAGAGACCGATGATGGCAACCAGTTGAAAGATGGTCTTGAACTTTCCGAGGTTGCTCGCGGCGATCACGATTCCCTCGGTGGATGCGATGCCGCGAAGCCCCGTGATAATCATCTCGCGCCCGAGGATCACGAGCACCATCCACGCGGGAACCCGGTCAAAGGGAAGGATCATGATGAGCGCGGCCATGACGATCAGCTTGTCGGCGATCGGGTCGAGGAACTTGCCGAACACGGTGACGATCTGCATCTTCCTGGCGAGGTAGCCGTCCAGCCAGTCGGTCACCGAGGCGGCGGCAAACAGGGCGGCGGCCCAGAAGCCGGTCTCCCGCTCGGGCGAAAGCAGCAGGACGCACAGAAGCGGAATGGCAGCGATGCGCACCATGGTGAGGATGTTCGGGAGGTTCATGATCTGTGCTGGGGTAGAGGGCATGCTGTGTCTGCCTTTGCGCTATCGGTAGCTGTTGCGGTAACTGAGTACCTTGGCCACGTAGGTCTGGGTCTCGGGATAGGGGGGGATGCCGCCGTATTTCGCCACGTTGTTGAGGCCGCAGTTGTAGGCGGCAACGGCCAGCGATTCGTTCCCCTTGAAGGTGTCCAGAAGGAACCTGAGATAGCGCACCCCACCGCGGATGTTGTCCTGGGGGTTGAAGGAGTCGGCCACCTTGAGCCCCTGGGCGGTCTTCGGCATGAGCTGCATCAGCCCCTGGGCTCCCTTGGAGGAGACCGCGGTCGGGTTGTAGCCGCTCTCGGCGTGGATTACCGCCTTGATGAGCGAGCTGTCTACGCCGTACTCGCGCGAGCAGGAGTTGATGATCGGCTCGAACTCGGCCGGGTTCCTTGCATAACCGGGGAGCTTGAACGCGGT contains these protein-coding regions:
- a CDS encoding TIGR03118 family protein; translated protein: MRRTFPFAVAALLMSMSLAGCGDDDKHASTTYRQTNLVSNIPGLASTTDANLVNSWGIVRSSTSGWWVSDNGTGFSTVYNGSGQPFPIATPLTVTIPLPSAPGTATTATPTGVVFNNYSGFDVTPGVNATAARFIFVTEDGTISAWNTGTTATLKVDNPTFATGTGAVYKGAALATTGTANYLYAANFRAGTIDVFDSTFTPVTLPGTPFTVPAPHVAPPEGYSPFNVATIGGKLYVSYALLNSDTLLDDVPGQGHGFVEVFNPDGSYVMSLQSGTWFNSPWGMALAPANFGKFSNMVLVGNFGSGQITAFDPATGAFMGVMRDADNVPIVIDGLWGIGFGNGGNAGPTTTLFFAAGLNDESDGLFGTITPR
- the pgsA gene encoding CDP-diacylglycerol--glycerol-3-phosphate 3-phosphatidyltransferase; the protein is MPSTPAQIMNLPNILTMVRIAAIPLLCVLLLSPERETGFWAAALFAAASVTDWLDGYLARKMQIVTVFGKFLDPIADKLIVMAALIMILPFDRVPAWMVLVILGREMIITGLRGIASTEGIVIAASNLGKFKTIFQLVAIIGLLLHYDYHWFFGIDHPLLVVNMHNVGMFYLWIATVITIWSGVDYLYKFVRVIVK
- a CDS encoding transglycosylase SLT domain-containing protein is translated as MMTAALSLTLSAPVRADIYKYEAPDGTVHFTDAPTDKRFKIFMRDIKKDKKLRTAFKLPGYARNPAEFEPIINSCSREYGVDSSLIKAVIHAESGYNPTAVSSKGAQGLMQLMPKTAQGLKVADSFNPQDNIRGGVRYLRFLLDTFKGNESLAVAAYNCGLNNVAKYGGIPPYPETQTYVAKVLSYRNSYR